Below is a window of Enterococcus gilvus ATCC BAA-350 DNA.
CGTCATTAAATTCACTTGTCAATAAAGAATTCGTTACGTTGGATACCGCATTGGACGATGAGGGCAAGCAGAGTGATCGTTACAATTTGTTGCCTGCTTTTGAGAAACTGACAATATTGAAAGAACAAGAGCGCTTTGAAATTGAGGAGAAGAACGATATTGCTGCTCAAAAGAAAATGTTAAGATCTTTTGAACAGGAATTCGGTCGGCCTTTATCACCGATTGAATACCAAAAAATTGGGTATTGGTTAAACGAGGATCACTACGCACCATCGTTGATTGAATTAGCACTACAGGAAGCGGTATTAAACCAAGCGTACAATTTTAAATATATTGAAACGGTTCTTCAAAGCTGGGAAAAGAAAAATATTCGATCAAAAGTTCAAGTCGAAGAGGAGCAGCGACGACGTAAACAGATTTTATTACAGAAGGAAGAACAAAATCAATCCGAAGAACTACCAAAGGTTTCTCTCTATAATTGGCTTGAAAGGAAGGATTCTGATGCTTAATAAAGAAAAAACAATGGAAGCTCTCTCACGAATGTACGAAATGTTTCCAAGAGCAATTGGGGAGCTGCATTCAGATTCTCCTTTTCAACTCTTAATCGCTGTTATTCTAAGCGCCCAAGCGACGGATGTTTCCGTGAATAAAGCCACACCTGCACTATTTGCAGCCTATCCCACTCCAGAGGCGTTAGCACAGGCACCTATGGACGACATTGTTGCGAAAATTCGAACGATCGGTCTTTACCGAAACAAGGCCAAAAATATTAAGGCTTGTGCACAGATGCTACTAGATAATTACGGTGGTATTGTACCAGCATCTCGTGAAGAATTGGTAAAGCTACCGGGCGTCGGACGCAAAACAGCGAATGTTGTGCTTGGAGATGCTTTTGGTGTCCCAGCAATTGCTGTTGATACGCATGTAGAACGGGTTACTAAACGACTACGCATTTGCAAGCTGAACGCGTCTGTTACTGAAGTGGAGGCCACCTTAATGCGCAAGATTCCAAAAGAATTATGGGTAAAAAGCCACCACACATTAATTTTTTTTGGAAGGTATCATTGCACGGCTAGAAGTCCTAAATGTGAAATTTGTCCGCTGTTGGATATGTGTCAAGATGGGAAAGACAGATTAAAAGCCACTCGAAACTAGTTCGAGCGGCTTTTTTTAATTACTTGATGGCGGTGTGCCATTATTTCCCGGTGTCGGTGCCGGCTGACTAGCACTTGACGACGGTTGAGATGGCTGTGGCTCAGGAGCCGCCGATGATGATGGTGGCGGTGTGGGCGCAGGAGCAGAAGATGAGCTACTAGGAGGCACTGGCTCGCTGCTGCTTGCTGGCGGCGCGATCGTAGATGACTCAGAAACACTCGACTGCGCTGTGCTGCTTGATGGCATGGTCGTCTGACTAGAATAAGAATTGTAGTATGAACTTTGACCAGTCCGATTTGGTTGAACAGGTGTATAAGAGGCGCCTTTTACATAAAGTTCATTCCCACTTCGAAGCACATCATCAGGCATTGTCCAATCAACATTCGGAACATTTTGAGAAACATAGCTCATGAATTCTTTGTAAATGAGTTGTGCAGTATTCTCTGATTCTGAGGTAATAGGAGTCATGCGATCGTCATAACCAGTCCAAATTGATAATGAATAATTTGGTGTAAATCCTGTGAACATAACATCTGGCTCAATAGCACCGGCATGAGGTATCTTCGCTAACTCGTCATCTGTATAATTTGAAGTACCTGTTTTACCAGCTTGGAAAAGATTCGGGATTTGAGCATATGTTCCAGTCCCTCTTGAGATAACATCCTTTAAAATATCAGTAATCATGTATGCAGTGTACGGTTCCATTGCTTTCTCGCCTTTATTTGAGAACGTTTGTTCTGACCCGTCCTGATATTTGATTTTATTGATATAAAGGGGTTCATTATATGTTCCGCCATTAGCGAAGGCAGCGTAAGCAGCAGCCATTTTTTCAGTAGAAATACCATACTTTGTTCCATCCTGTGTTTCAGTATTACTTGATATGGCATTGGCTTGTTGAATATCTTTGTATTCAATACCTAATTTTTTCAAAAATTTAGAAACATTTTCGGGTCCCACTTCGTTAAATAATTTGACTGCAGGGACATTTCGAGAGTCATAAAGTGCCTGACGTAAAGTGATGGTCCCTTGATATGAATTGTCCCAGTTTTTAACTTCTGTCTGAGTTCCTTCGTAACGATAAGGCTCATCTTTGAAACGTGTTTCAGCCGTTGAGAATTTTTTGTACTCGAAAGCCGGGCCGTAATCAGTTATCGGCTTAACAGTTGAACCAAAATCCCGTGTAGTATTCACCGCACGATTCATACCTAAATAAACGTCATCAGCAATATTTCGTCCGCCGATTTGTGCTGTAACATTTCCGGTCTTGGAATCGATCAGTGTCGCAGCAACTTGGAATTTTTCATCAGGATATTGAACGTACTCGTCACCATTTACAATAGAATATAGACGATTTTGTGCATCCTTGTCTAAATTCGTGTAGATGTCTAAACCATCCGTATACACATTTTTTCCGGTTTTCGCTTCAACTTGTGCGATAACTTCTTTAACGTAATTATCAGATACTTTTCTCTCTTGATTATCCGCCGGTAAAGGTATCAATCCTTGATCAATGGGTTCTTTGGTCGCTTTATCGTATTCTTCTTGAGAAATTTTTTTATTGTTTAACATTGTATATAAGACAGTGTCACGACGTTCTTTTGCAGCATCAGGATGCTTATAAGGGTCATATGAATTAGGTGCTTGAGGCATACCAGCAAGCAGAGCCGTCTGCGCTACGCTTAAATGCTGTAACTCTTTTCCAAAGTAGGTTTCAGCAGCTGTTTCCATCCCATATAGACCATTTGCCATATAAACTTTATTAATGTAATAAGTTAAAATTTCTTGTTTTGAATGTTTCTTTTCTAATTGAATGGCCAACCAAGCTTCTTGAGCTTTCCGACGCAAGGTCTTATCCGCTTCCTCAGTAGTTGTTGAGAAGAAGGAGAGTTTGATTAATTGCTGCGTCAAGGTGCTTCCTCCTTGAAGGCCTCCTCGATTTGTAATATTGTGCAATGCTGAACCTGCAATACGTACGGGGTCTACACCGTTATGTTTAAAGAAACGGCGATCTTCAACCGAAACGATTGCATCATCCAATTCCTGTGGAATCTTATCAGCCTCAACTTTTTCTCTTTTTTCTGCTCCGAGGTCTTCAAAAATGTTTCCATCTTTATCTAAAAGCTTCGAAGAAACAGTCGCCTCTAATTTTTTATCAGTTAATGTTGGCGCGTCTTTAACATAGAAGAAAAAGATGCCTATACCTGTGAGCAATGCTACACAGAGCAAGCCAACGACTGCGATTGCAACTTTTAACCCAATGTGGCGATTCTGTTTACTTTTTTGTGCAGGTTTCTTTCCTTGAGGGGTTCGCTTACTTTTTTGCGAACGTGAGGGATTAGCCATTTGTTAAACTCCTTTTTGCGAGATATTGTTCCACTGCTTCCAAATATGGGATTCTTGGTGCAATTTGCGGTTTGATTTCGATGCCAACTGCTTCAATCAACTCAAGCGGAAGTGATTTTTTCCCTGTTTCTTGTCTGTTCCAATAGTTTATCAGTTCTTCAGAAGAAAGAAAAAAACAACGATTTAGACTTGAAAACCAAAGCAAGATAAAGCACACTGCTTTTTGTTTCAAACACTGTTCCATATGAGCAATTTGATGCTGATGAAAATTTTTGAGCGGAAAAGAAGTTTTATTTTTCGTTTCCTTCGCTTCAAAATCTAAATAGTATCCACGATAAACGCCATTATAATCCGTAGTAGAAGGTTGCCTAAAATAGGCCTCTTTAATTACTGCTGCACTACGTTTAGGATAATCAACCTTAACGATCTGAAGCGGCGTTGGCTTTTTATGGACAACTGCCTTATCATGGGTTAAGTAGTATTCGTTGCTTTGATTAATTGCTTCCTCAAAGCGCATACCGCGATTGGCAAAAGTTGTTTCTTTTTTTAAGGATCGTTCCCGTGGATTCTTTTGTGAAAATGATTGACCGTTAGGGTAGTGAAAGGTCATTTTTCATCACACTCCTGTTTGATATTATAGCAAATTTTTTTGAAAGATATTTTATTTTTAAGTGAAAGTAAGGAAATTGCAATGAATGACACAATACAGCGATTATACGTAACTGGATACCAAAGCTTTGAGCTAGGAATTTTCAGCGACAATGACCCTCGAGTACAAGTAATTAAAAATGTATTAAAGAGAGAATTGATAGCATTAATTGAGAATGGATTGGAATGGGTCATGATCAGTGGAAGTTTGGGAACCGAAATTTGGTCAGGGCAACTTGTTAACGAATTAAAGGATGAGTATCCTGAACTTAAATTAGCGATTGTTTTTCCTTTTGAGGGTTTTGGAAGTAATTGGAAAGAACAAAATCAATTATATTTAAGCGAGCTTGTGCAGACGGCAGATTTTGTTGATTCTGTAAGTCATCATCCGTATCAAAATCCTGGACAATTTAAAAATCACGTAAGTTTTCTATTGCATCATACAGATGCTACATTACTAGTATATGATACTGAATATCCTGGTAAGAGCAAATTTTTCCTGAGAGATATTGAAAAATTCCAAGAACAGAATTCTTATGAATTGCTTACAATCACTATGGATGATTTAGAAAATTCCTCAGACTTTGGGGATAGTGTTTGATTTCCTAGGATTTATCGGCTAGAATATATTAGAAAGTAAATTAAGATTAGAGCTAATGAGGTGGAAAAATGGCGAATGTAATCTATACTCCAAATGATATTTTGGAGCAAGAGTTTAAAACAAAGATGCGCGGTTACGATCCAATCGAAGTCGACGAATTT
It encodes the following:
- a CDS encoding DnaD domain protein, encoding MISLNDYLAGGETTISNLLLKNYTKLGLTTDEFMLWLQLYASHQSGVDFPDLTVIAQDMGCTIEKIYASLNSLVNKEFVTLDTALDDEGKQSDRYNLLPAFEKLTILKEQERFEIEEKNDIAAQKKMLRSFEQEFGRPLSPIEYQKIGYWLNEDHYAPSLIELALQEAVLNQAYNFKYIETVLQSWEKKNIRSKVQVEEEQRRRKQILLQKEEQNQSEELPKVSLYNWLERKDSDA
- the nth gene encoding endonuclease III, which translates into the protein MLNKEKTMEALSRMYEMFPRAIGELHSDSPFQLLIAVILSAQATDVSVNKATPALFAAYPTPEALAQAPMDDIVAKIRTIGLYRNKAKNIKACAQMLLDNYGGIVPASREELVKLPGVGRKTANVVLGDAFGVPAIAVDTHVERVTKRLRICKLNASVTEVEATLMRKIPKELWVKSHHTLIFFGRYHCTARSPKCEICPLLDMCQDGKDRLKATRN
- a CDS encoding PBP1A family penicillin-binding protein gives rise to the protein MANPSRSQKSKRTPQGKKPAQKSKQNRHIGLKVAIAVVGLLCVALLTGIGIFFFYVKDAPTLTDKKLEATVSSKLLDKDGNIFEDLGAEKREKVEADKIPQELDDAIVSVEDRRFFKHNGVDPVRIAGSALHNITNRGGLQGGSTLTQQLIKLSFFSTTTEEADKTLRRKAQEAWLAIQLEKKHSKQEILTYYINKVYMANGLYGMETAAETYFGKELQHLSVAQTALLAGMPQAPNSYDPYKHPDAAKERRDTVLYTMLNNKKISQEEYDKATKEPIDQGLIPLPADNQERKVSDNYVKEVIAQVEAKTGKNVYTDGLDIYTNLDKDAQNRLYSIVNGDEYVQYPDEKFQVAATLIDSKTGNVTAQIGGRNIADDVYLGMNRAVNTTRDFGSTVKPITDYGPAFEYKKFSTAETRFKDEPYRYEGTQTEVKNWDNSYQGTITLRQALYDSRNVPAVKLFNEVGPENVSKFLKKLGIEYKDIQQANAISSNTETQDGTKYGISTEKMAAAYAAFANGGTYNEPLYINKIKYQDGSEQTFSNKGEKAMEPYTAYMITDILKDVISRGTGTYAQIPNLFQAGKTGTSNYTDDELAKIPHAGAIEPDVMFTGFTPNYSLSIWTGYDDRMTPITSESENTAQLIYKEFMSYVSQNVPNVDWTMPDDVLRSGNELYVKGASYTPVQPNRTGQSSYYNSYSSQTTMPSSSTAQSSVSESSTIAPPASSSEPVPPSSSSSAPAPTPPPSSSAAPEPQPSQPSSSASQPAPTPGNNGTPPSSN
- the recU gene encoding Holliday junction resolvase RecU, with the translated sequence MTFHYPNGQSFSQKNPRERSLKKETTFANRGMRFEEAINQSNEYYLTHDKAVVHKKPTPLQIVKVDYPKRSAAVIKEAYFRQPSTTDYNGVYRGYYLDFEAKETKNKTSFPLKNFHQHQIAHMEQCLKQKAVCFILLWFSSLNRCFFLSSEELINYWNRQETGKKSLPLELIEAVGIEIKPQIAPRIPYLEAVEQYLAKRSLTNG
- a CDS encoding DUF1273 domain-containing protein, with product MNDTIQRLYVTGYQSFELGIFSDNDPRVQVIKNVLKRELIALIENGLEWVMISGSLGTEIWSGQLVNELKDEYPELKLAIVFPFEGFGSNWKEQNQLYLSELVQTADFVDSVSHHPYQNPGQFKNHVSFLLHHTDATLLVYDTEYPGKSKFFLRDIEKFQEQNSYELLTITMDDLENSSDFGDSV